The genome window GAGGAAGAACATGCTCTCGAACTCGCTGGATTTCCTCAGGATATCGATCTTGCTGTTCTCCCAGAGTTCTATCGGATCCACAGCGGTGAAATCGCAGGTGCGGCAGTTCAGGATGCTGTCGATCTTTCCGTTGTAGATGGTGACGGCTTCCACGTCCTGGAGCTTGGTGGATCCGTTGCCTTCCAGCTGGGCGGCGTCCAGACCTCCGGCCTGCAGCCCTATCTTGGTGTACTGGGATTCCTTCTGGGATATGTAGCTCCACATGCAGAGGGCGATGAAGCTGATGCGGTCCTCGTCCTCCATTTTAGTCACTTTGTGCTCGATCTCCGCGAACATGTCGTGGCAGTCCGCATAGTACTGGCTGGCCTTCTCGCAGTATTTTGTGTTGGCCCCGCAGAGGAACCCGACGATCGCCGTGGCATCTATGGAGTGGACGGGATCGGTGCATCTCAGATATATCGCAGGTATTCCCACTGCGCTGAGGTCGTCTTTGTAATCGCCCAAGGCGGCGTCGTTGTATGCCAGGACGGCCCCTATGGCCTCCCCTTTGGCATGGAGGGCGGCGTCTATGTTCTTAATCTCGGTCCATTCGGCCTGGGACAGAATTCTGGGGGACGTTCCGATGCATCTGGTGAAGCCGTTGTGGTCCGCTTTCCAGAAGCTGTTGACGTAGGAGCTCTGGTTCGCCACGTATCCGATCATCTTCTCGTCGCCGTCGAAGGTCAGCAGCAGCTGGACCATGTCGGGGTTGATGGCTACGATGTTCTCCAGGGGATAGTCCACGGTGACGATGTTCTTCTTGCCGGTGTCATAGACGTGCTGGTCGAGGAGGCGGACTTTTGTCTTCTCCCCTCTGATCATTTTCTTCACTATCTCGGCGTCTTCGGAAGTGACTTTCCCGTCACCGTCAGCATCCGCATACGGGAATGCGGCGGCTTTGGCGGTTCCGATCAGGCTTTCGATGAGCTCCACGTCCTTCTGATCGATGGTTCCGTCCTCGTTGGCGTTCCCGAAGATCGAGAACGGGATGGGTTCGGCTTCTTTCGCCGTGAAGACGCTGACCGAGCAGGTCGCTTTGAGGCTGCCGCTGTTTGCGGCCGCGGTGATGATGGCATCCCCTTCGGCGACGGCTTTCACGACTCCGCCGCTGACTGTAGCCACAGAGGCGTTGCTGGTCGTCCAGGTTATGTTCCTGTCGGTTGCGTTGCTGGGAGTCAGTATCGCGGTCAGATTCTCGGTTTCCCCCGGAGTCAGGCTGACGGAGGTCTTGTCAAGGGCGATGCCGGTGATCTTTATTTCCTGGTCGGTCACCGTGACCTTGCATGTCGCTTTGTATCCGCCGTTTTCTGTGGTGGCAGTTATATCGGCCGTCCCTACGGAGATTCCTTTTACGGTTCCTCCGTTCACTGTTGCTACGGATGCGTCGCTGGTGGCCCACGAGACATTTTTGTTGGTGGCGTTCGAAGGCAGAACCTCCGCTTTGAGGGATATCGTCTCCCCGACCACGACACCGGTGCTGGGGTCGAGTTTGACCCCCGTCACGCCGACGTCTTTGCCGCCGTCATTCCCGTCGTTCATGAGCAGGACAGCGGCCGCCGCTGCCGCTATTATCACTATCGCAGCGATAATCACGGCTATCATTGCATTTTTACTCATATGTCATCACTTTTTAGATGTAACATTCATGTTATCGACGCCGCCACCGCTCCGACTATCTTTTCGGCGCTTGCGTCGTCGAAAGCCGCATTGTCCATGCGGAGGTAGATCGTCGCGTAGCATCCGTCCTTGACTCCGACGTACTGGATCATCGAGAATCCGCGGTCGGTATTGCCGTAGAATCCGGCTCCTCCGTCGAAGCCGCAGGTCCCGATGGCGATGCGCTTGCCGCCCATGTAGTCCGTGCTGTTCTTCTCCTCGAATTCAGCCTTCTTGGATTCGTATTCGACGGCCGCGCCGGCGTTGTTGTCGTACTGGATGTAGTATTCTTTTCCAGGGCCGGCTGTTGTGCTCATGATCTTGGCCTTCATGTCGTCGCTGTCGGAGCTGATGGCATACGGGCTTCCTTTCATGGCGCTGAGCAGTGAAAGGTCGAACTTTTCGGCCGATTCGATGGCGGATACGGATCCGTCCATACCCCATGCTGCGGACAGGATATTCTCGAAGTCGCTCTCGGTCAGGGCGATTCCCGTCTTGGCCAGATGGATTTCGGCCAGGCATTCTTTGTAGTATCCCGCGTAATAGAACGAGCCGATCTTGTATCCGCCGGAACTGTCCGGGACGTTGACATAATAGCCTATGCCTTCCGTGAATCCGCTTGGAGTCTCTACCTTCTGGTATGTTCCGCCCATGCCGGACTGGGTGCCGATTTTGCCCTCATATTCCGCTTTGATGGAGTCGAACTGGGCTCCGGCGTCCTTGTACAGCTTGTATTTGACCTGGTACTTCCCGCTCGACGGCACGACAGACGCTTCCTGGTCGTTGCTTCCCTCCGCTATGGTGTAGGGGGTTCCGTTGTATCCGGAGAAGTCCATCTCGCTCAGGAAGCGGTTGGCCATAGTGACGGACGATATCTCGGAAACCACGCCGCTGTCGGGTATGTCTCCGCCTTTGGAGTCGAGATAGTCCTGATAGTCGATGAGGGTGAACATGTCGGTCTTCACGTCGAAGCGCCCGTCGGGCGAGATTTCGGTGTTATGGAGATAGGACATGTACTTGTCCACGACGTTCTGGAAGTATCTGTCTGCGGCATCCCCGCTGATTATGCTCGGATAGAAGAGGGATGCGACGTAGACCACCCTGCAGGAGATGGGCATGGACATGTTCACCCACACCATATCCTTGTAGTGGCTGCTCTTCTCGATGTACCTGACCCCGGAATCCTCCCAGAGCTCGGCGGGGTCGACGACGTCGCAGTCCGCGGTCCTGCAGTTCAGGATGTAATCGATCTTGTCGTTGTATTTGGTTATCGCCTCGGTGTCCTGGAGACGGACGGAGGTGTTGCCTGCCAGGCCGCTCATCTCCCTCCCTCCGGCTTCGGTTCCGATGTTGGTGTACTGGGATTCCGACTGGGCGATGTAGCATACCATGCACAGCGCGATGAATCTCTTTCTGTCCTCGTCCGGAACCTCCATCACGGCGTCCCTCACATCT of Candidatus Methanomethylophilaceae archaeon contains these proteins:
- a CDS encoding Ig domain-containing protein; protein product: MKTSVIALIAAAVAIAAIAGAAFFMLNGNGSEDVKVTGIQMESEAGLTVGSTYVLEPKILPSNASNKSVSWKTSDASVATVDGGTVKGISAGTAVITATTADSGKTASCAVTVSDHAIEVTGIALDHTTLEIASGSSEKLSVIFTPSNATDRKVAWTSSDPKVATVSDGTVTAVADGNAVITATSSSGGHKATCEVSVYTSKEAKPITLSIFGNANEDQTIDQKDLDLIRSLIGDKKAAAYPYADADRDGKITDKDAEIVRKIIAGEETQVTFIDHYYLVAGETRYVTVDYPLKDIVTQNADMLLLTMMIDADDQVAGFVANVDNYPNEFYKVTHNKTTKQIGSTARYLSAADWTAIKNLDIELQSKGSKIGAIVVHSDSSLGDYKDDILRVGFPLIYLRCTDPVYSFDAAVLLGALMGPDHAAKARAYANDCRSTVEDVRDAVMEVPDEDRKRFIALCMVCYIAQSESQYTNIGTEAGGREMSGLAGNTSVRLQDTEAITKYNDKIDYILNCRTADCDVVDPAELWEDSGVRYIEKSSHYKDMVWVNMSMPISCRVVYVASLFYPSIISGDAADRYFQNVVDKYMSYLHNTEISPDGRFDVKTDMFTLIDYQDYLDSKGGDIPDSGVVSEISSVTMANRFLSEMDFSGYNGTPYTIAEGSNDQEASVVPSSGKYQVKYKLYKDAGAQFDSIKAEYEGKIGTQSGMGGTYQKVETPSGFTEGIGYYVNVPDSSGGYKIGSFYYAGYYKECLAEIHLAKTGIALTESDFENILSAAWGMDGSVSAIESAEKFDLSLLSAMKGSPYAISSDSDDMKAKIMSTTAGPGKEYYIQYDNNAGAAVEYESKKAEFEEKNSTDYMGGKRIAIGTCGFDGGAGFYGNTDRGFSMIQYVGVKDGCYATIYLRMDNAAFDDASAEKIVGAVAASIT
- a CDS encoding Ig-like domain-containing protein; the protein is MSKNAMIAVIIAAIVIIAAAAAAVLLMNDGNDGGKDVGVTGVKLDPSTGVVVGETISLKAEVLPSNATNKNVSWATSDASVATVNGGTVKGISVGTADITATTENGGYKATCKVTVTDQEIKITGIALDKTSVSLTPGETENLTAILTPSNATDRNITWTTSNASVATVSGGVVKAVAEGDAIITAAANSGSLKATCSVSVFTAKEAEPIPFSIFGNANEDGTIDQKDVELIESLIGTAKAAAFPYADADGDGKVTSEDAEIVKKMIRGEKTKVRLLDQHVYDTGKKNIVTVDYPLENIVAINPDMVQLLLTFDGDEKMIGYVANQSSYVNSFWKADHNGFTRCIGTSPRILSQAEWTEIKNIDAALHAKGEAIGAVLAYNDAALGDYKDDLSAVGIPAIYLRCTDPVHSIDATAIVGFLCGANTKYCEKASQYYADCHDMFAEIEHKVTKMEDEDRISFIALCMWSYISQKESQYTKIGLQAGGLDAAQLEGNGSTKLQDVEAVTIYNGKIDSILNCRTCDFTAVDPIELWENSKIDILRKSSEFESMFFLNMSMPTPARIMYATSMFYPDLISQKECDDYLQMIVDKYLGYLNSTDIVADGKFDVRTDMTTVCTYQDYLDAKGGSVGPEPDPVESDIDAEALAERFFSIMGEELNDSGNRYSEIPYAIDADSGAQKAGVTSSGGSYYVKYTIASDAKEKYETLAKGYNEKIGNDFRGGVYTKVPFSNGLTESCGYYVNTHGESDTTIFCSLKFAGYIENCVVEFQILKRPSMTEADIERFVEAIYPSASSVSAEACAEALSLSLLDAYAGAPFTISSADERFAEIVDSENKRFIRYSTDANAFTDFSAKKTEYDEKDDSYAEAPRIDLSSFEDGYGFIVHRDPSGGFWMLYMTGYKGGCFTDVQLRINDNSYSASDAKTLADAIAASIAA